The DNA window TAGAAGACAGCCTGAGCGGTGGCGCCCAGGCTGTATAAGGGATCAGAGGGCAGCAAGCATCACTTCGGCCTTGCTGACCTCAAATGCCTTGGGGGCTTCCACGTTCAGCACCTTGACCACACCGTCTTCCACCAGCATGGCATAACGCTGGGAACGCAGACCGCCGAAGGCACCGGTTTCCATCTCCAGTCCCATGGCCTTGGTGAAACTGCCGTCACCATCGGCCAGCATCATGATTTCGCTGGCGTTCTGGGCATCTCCCCAGGCCTTCATCACGAAAGCATCATTGATAGCCACACAGGCAATAAAATCGATACCTTTGGCCTTGAACTGATCGGCCAAGACCACGTAACCGGGCAGGTGTGCAGCGGAGCAGGTAGGGGTAAAGGCGCCGGGCACGGCAAAGAGAATCGCTTTCTTGCCGGCAAACAGGCTGGCTACATCGTGGGTAACCATGCCATCGGCGGTCAGTTGGCTCAGGCTGAGGGCCGGCAGTTTATGTCCTTGCTGAATCATGGGTAAGTTCCTTAGGGTAAATGGATCTCAAGTATGCTACCCCCTTTGGCAAGGCGCAAACACTGAGAAAAACAAGGGAAATAGCCAAAGGATCTGCTGCGGGATAAAGAGCATAAAATGAAAATGCCCCGCATTGGCAGGGCATTGTTACTCAGGGCTGGATATTACTCGGCTGCACGGCGGTGTTTGGCCATGTCGGCATCCACCTGTTCCTGGTTTTCTATGCTGAGCCTGCCGTAGGCCGTCAGTTCAGGCTTTTCTTCCTTTTGTTCATCAATCAACTGCTCAAGCAGCGGCTTGAAAGCCTGACCTTGCTGCTCATCCAGCATGCCGTTGACATCCTGATAGGTAAGCCAGGCCGCATAGGCGACGATGGCGTAGAAAATTTGCCGTTTCATGACACTAATCCTTTGAACTCTCGCGTTACTCTTACTCGGGTCCGATCGATCTTTTTGCCGATCTGGGGCTGATCTTTATTTAAAAAATCAATGGTTTCAATAGCTGTTTTTTTGACCAGTCAAAAGATTGACTAAATTGGCCCGGCATTTGCAATGGGCTGTATTACATTTCAATGGGTTAGCGAAATCGGCTAAAAATTTGCGCCGCATATTTTTTTGGAATTTTTTTCTATAAGCAATAGATAAATTGCTATATCTGGCTATAAACTGCCCAATCCGGGCAATTCAACGACCATATCAACTGCCAGGACACTGCAATAAGGACTATTTTCATGCCGCAACTCAGCGCGGAACAACTGGTACAAGGTCAATTGGATGCCTACAACGCCCATGATTT is part of the Shewanella cyperi genome and encodes:
- a CDS encoding peroxiredoxin; its protein translation is MIQQGHKLPALSLSQLTADGMVTHDVASLFAGKKAILFAVPGAFTPTCSAAHLPGYVVLADQFKAKGIDFIACVAINDAFVMKAWGDAQNASEIMMLADGDGSFTKAMGLEMETGAFGGLRSQRYAMLVEDGVVKVLNVEAPKAFEVSKAEVMLAAL